In the Chryseobacterium sp. MYb264 genome, one interval contains:
- a CDS encoding glucose 1-dehydrogenase, whose translation MANLKGKVIIVTGAAMGLGLAAADVLASKGADLTLVDYNGDALDKAKADLQSKYTESKFLTVTADVSIEENVKNYVDETVKEFGKVDGLYNNAGIEGKQAPMIDYDINVFKKVIDINLLGVYYGMKYVIPELQKNGGGRIVNVASVGGIRGVLNQTAYVATKHAVAGMTKNAALEYGKDNILTNAIAPGAILTPMVAEAFNQVNPADPKAAEKEYASRNPTRRLGDPMDVGHLVAYLLSDENGYVSGQVIAIDGGESNMYGNP comes from the coding sequence ATGGCAAATTTAAAAGGGAAAGTAATTATTGTAACGGGAGCAGCAATGGGTCTTGGCTTGGCTGCAGCAGATGTATTAGCTTCTAAAGGAGCCGATTTAACTTTGGTAGATTATAATGGTGACGCGTTGGATAAAGCAAAGGCTGATCTACAATCAAAATATACTGAAAGTAAATTTTTAACGGTAACGGCTGATGTATCTATTGAAGAAAATGTGAAAAATTATGTGGATGAAACCGTAAAAGAATTCGGGAAAGTTGATGGATTATATAACAATGCCGGAATCGAAGGAAAGCAGGCTCCGATGATTGATTATGATATTAATGTTTTCAAAAAAGTAATTGATATTAATTTGTTGGGTGTGTATTACGGAATGAAATATGTGATCCCCGAATTACAGAAAAATGGAGGCGGAAGAATAGTGAATGTAGCTTCTGTAGGAGGAATCAGAGGAGTTTTGAATCAAACAGCTTATGTAGCAACTAAACATGCCGTAGCCGGAATGACGAAAAATGCAGCTTTGGAATACGGAAAAGATAATATTTTAACGAATGCCATTGCACCTGGAGCGATTTTGACGCCGATGGTTGCGGAAGCTTTTAATCAGGTAAATCCTGCAGATCCGAAAGCTGCTGAAAAAGAATATGCATCGAGAAATCCTACGAGAAGATTAGGAGATCCGATGGATGTTGGTCATTTGGTGGCTTATCTTTTAAGTGATGAAAACGGATATGTTTCCGGACAGGTAATCGCCATCGATGGTGGAGAATCTAATATGTACGGAAATCCTTAA
- a CDS encoding IS3 family transposase has protein sequence MSTRNACRLFIINSSVFYYKKKKNNEDDKIREELFLLANQHQTWGFWTMHHRLRNLGFGWKSKIRRSQSQAGLQDLQIDEAELEKQTKKTTSGKDNEPLLRPMYPNVTWSMDFMHDTLENGKSVRSLNIIDDFNREILNITIDTSLPSARVVSQLEQLIDWRGKPEKIRVDNGPEFIAEKLKDWCEKNGIIIHYIQPGKPTQNSLIERFNRTFRTEFLDVYLFENLKQMRNYSETWMWMYNNERPHSALQYLTPRDFLLKYGKINNNNSKDFPTFQQNFNNDNSKLIKKNSTFECA, from the coding sequence ATAAGCACTCGGAATGCGTGTAGACTTTTTATCATAAACAGTTCGGTATTTTATTACAAGAAGAAGAAAAACAATGAAGACGACAAAATTCGGGAGGAACTATTCTTGCTTGCAAACCAGCACCAGACCTGGGGATTTTGGACGATGCATCACCGTTTGAGAAACTTAGGCTTTGGGTGGAAATCGAAGATTCGACGTAGTCAATCACAAGCGGGTTTACAGGATTTACAAATCGATGAAGCTGAACTTGAGAAGCAAACGAAAAAGACGACTTCCGGCAAGGATAATGAACCCTTACTTCGTCCGATGTATCCCAATGTGACGTGGAGTATGGATTTTATGCACGACACTTTGGAGAATGGTAAAAGCGTGAGAAGCCTTAATATCATTGATGATTTTAACAGAGAAATTTTGAATATTACCATCGATACCAGTTTGCCGTCAGCAAGAGTAGTTTCACAACTGGAACAACTGATCGACTGGCGTGGGAAACCTGAAAAGATAAGAGTTGACAACGGTCCGGAGTTTATTGCAGAAAAATTGAAAGACTGGTGCGAAAAAAACGGAATTATCATCCATTACATTCAGCCCGGAAAGCCAACGCAAAACTCTCTGATAGAAAGATTCAACCGAACTTTCCGTACAGAATTCTTAGATGTTTATCTATTTGAAAACTTAAAACAAATGAGAAATTATTCAGAAACCTGGATGTGGATGTACAACAATGAGCGGCCTCACAGTGCGCTACAATACCTCACGCCCAGAGACTTTTTATTGAAATATGGAAAAATCAATAACAATAACTCTAAGGATTTTCCCACATTCCAACAAAATTTTAACAATGACAACAGTAAATTAATAAAGAAAAACTCTACTTTTGAGTGTGCCTAA
- a CDS encoding deoxyhypusine synthase family protein, producing MSKPITEFIEKYYLHFNAAALVDASKGYVAHLKDGGKMMITLAGAMSTAELGKILAEMIRQGKVDFISCTGANLEEDLMNLVAHSHYERVPHYRDLTAQDEWDLLERGLNRVTDTCIPEEEAFRRLQKHIVEIWKDAEAKGERYFPHEFMYKMILSGVLEQYYEIPRENSWMIAAAEANLPIVVPGWEDSTMGNIFASYCIKGELKATTMKSGIEYMTYLADWYTKNSAGKGVGFFQIGGGIAGDFPICVVPMLYQDMEMHDIPFWSYFCQISDSTTSYGSYSGAVPNEKITWGKLDITTPKFIVESDATICAPLMFSYILENA from the coding sequence ATGAGCAAACCGATAACTGAATTCATAGAAAAGTATTACCTGCACTTCAACGCAGCTGCATTGGTGGATGCTTCTAAAGGATATGTTGCACATCTTAAGGATGGCGGAAAAATGATGATTACTTTGGCGGGAGCAATGTCTACTGCAGAGTTGGGGAAAATTCTTGCTGAGATGATCCGTCAGGGAAAAGTAGATTTTATCTCTTGTACAGGTGCAAATCTTGAAGAAGACCTAATGAATCTTGTGGCGCATTCTCACTACGAAAGAGTGCCTCATTACAGAGATTTGACGGCTCAGGATGAGTGGGATCTTTTGGAAAGAGGATTAAACAGAGTTACAGATACTTGTATCCCTGAAGAAGAGGCTTTCAGAAGATTGCAGAAACACATCGTTGAGATCTGGAAAGATGCTGAAGCTAAAGGAGAAAGATATTTCCCTCACGAATTCATGTACAAAATGATCCTTTCAGGAGTTTTGGAGCAGTATTACGAAATTCCAAGAGAAAATTCTTGGATGATCGCTGCTGCAGAAGCTAATTTGCCAATCGTAGTTCCGGGATGGGAAGATTCAACAATGGGTAACATTTTCGCTTCTTACTGTATTAAAGGTGAATTGAAGGCTACTACAATGAAATCAGGGATCGAATATATGACGTATTTGGCTGATTGGTATACTAAAAACTCAGCAGGAAAAGGAGTTGGATTCTTCCAGATTGGTGGAGGTATCGCAGGAGATTTCCCGATCTGTGTGGTACCGATGTTGTATCAGGATATGGAAATGCATGACATTCCTTTCTGGTCTTATTTCTGTCAGATTTCAGATTCTACAACGTCTTACGGTTCTTATTCAGGAGCTGTTCCAAACGAGAAAATCACTTGGGGTAAATTAGATATTACTACACCGAAGTTTATCGTTGAAAGTGATGCAACCATCTGTGCACCATTAATGTTCTCTTATATTTTAGAGAACGCTTAA
- a CDS encoding GLPGLI family protein, producing the protein MVLDITSEKSIYRDYSIISQDSIIKAIKEKAIKSGQTIDPQKMNFKMPDFTYKIEKKFPIKNIEFTDRILQDNFIYKEEIKFNWEIKPEKKRIGEYNTQKAICNYGGRQWEAWFSTDFPFQDGPYKFFGLPDLIVKINDTNNNYAWLLVGNKKIDNYNEKTRIEESTKNIIPISKEKYTKIYQDYKKDPFGSVRQTLKPEQLQRKMPNGKTFEESFKEEEAKVKKMVNKIDNPIELE; encoded by the coding sequence ATGGTATTGGATATTACTTCTGAAAAATCCATATATCGTGATTATTCAATAATATCACAAGATTCAATTATAAAGGCAATAAAAGAGAAGGCAATAAAATCAGGACAAACGATTGATCCACAGAAAATGAATTTTAAAATGCCTGACTTTACTTACAAAATTGAAAAGAAGTTTCCTATAAAAAATATTGAATTTACTGATAGAATATTACAAGATAATTTTATCTATAAAGAAGAAATTAAATTTAACTGGGAAATTAAGCCAGAAAAGAAAAGAATAGGAGAATATAATACGCAAAAAGCTATTTGTAATTATGGAGGAAGACAATGGGAAGCATGGTTTTCTACTGATTTCCCATTTCAAGATGGACCGTACAAATTTTTTGGATTACCTGATTTAATTGTAAAAATAAATGATACTAATAACAACTATGCTTGGTTACTTGTAGGAAATAAAAAGATAGATAATTACAACGAAAAAACTAGAATTGAGGAGTCAACCAAAAATATTATCCCAATTTCAAAAGAAAAATATACGAAAATCTATCAGGATTATAAAAAAGATCCTTTTGGAAGTGTCAGACAAACATTAAAACCAGAACAACTTCAACGTAAGATGCCCAACGGTAAAACATTCGAGGAAAGTTTTAAAGAAGAAGAGGCAAAAGTGAAAAAAATGGTTAATAAAATTGATAATCCTATAGAATTAGAATAA
- a CDS encoding MGMT family protein codes for MDEIFKKQVWEITKLVPKGKVTSYGAIAKAVGYPNHSRHVGKAMGGCPEDVPAHRVISSSGTLSVPEFQKKLEAEGIVVENFRIKNFKKLFWNPLTEL; via the coding sequence ATGGACGAAATTTTCAAAAAACAAGTCTGGGAAATTACTAAGTTGGTTCCCAAAGGTAAAGTCACAAGTTATGGAGCGATTGCCAAAGCGGTTGGTTATCCCAACCATTCCCGTCATGTTGGAAAAGCGATGGGAGGTTGCCCGGAAGATGTTCCTGCGCACCGTGTGATTTCCAGTTCGGGAACTTTGTCGGTACCCGAATTTCAGAAAAAACTGGAAGCAGAAGGAATTGTGGTGGAAAACTTTAGAATTAAAAATTTCAAAAAATTATTTTGGAATCCTCTTACTGAACTTTGA
- the arfB gene encoding alternative ribosome rescue aminoacyl-tRNA hydrolase ArfB, protein MKDFSKELSFKTSRSSGAGGQNVNKVETSVTVLWHVDESEFFNEDQKVLIQNKLRNRINAEGFLFLTVSESRTQLMNKNKAIEKILDIVDQSLFIHKKRIATKPSKGQKQKRLDNKKKLSDKKENRKFKY, encoded by the coding sequence ATGAAAGATTTCTCAAAAGAACTCAGCTTTAAAACTTCCCGCAGCAGTGGAGCAGGAGGTCAGAATGTAAACAAGGTGGAAACTTCGGTAACCGTTCTTTGGCATGTAGATGAATCTGAATTTTTTAATGAAGACCAAAAAGTTTTAATTCAGAATAAGCTGAGAAACAGAATCAATGCAGAAGGGTTTTTATTTTTAACAGTTTCTGAAAGCAGAACTCAATTAATGAATAAAAATAAAGCGATTGAAAAAATCCTTGATATAGTAGATCAATCTTTATTTATTCATAAAAAGAGAATTGCTACCAAACCTTCAAAAGGACAGAAACAAAAAAGACTCGACAATAAAAAGAAGCTTTCTGACAAAAAAGAAAACCGAAAATTTAAATATTAA
- a CDS encoding transposase yields the protein MKNSKFSEVQIIKILSEQNQGKTVNEICREHGISQPTFYKWKSKYGGLDVQQLSKMKELEKELSQYKKIVAELTLENVVMKDVIAKKL from the coding sequence ATGAAAAACAGTAAATTTTCAGAAGTTCAGATTATTAAGATCCTATCTGAACAAAATCAAGGTAAAACAGTGAATGAGATCTGCCGGGAGCATGGCATCAGCCAGCCGACATTTTACAAATGGAAGAGTAAATATGGAGGTTTGGATGTGCAGCAACTCTCCAAAATGAAGGAACTTGAAAAGGAACTTTCGCAGTACAAAAAAATCGTAGCGGAACTTACGCTGGAAAATGTGGTGATGAAAGATGTGATCGCAAAAAAGCTTTAA
- a CDS encoding AMP-binding protein: MQIDFNNLNTSKLYFKTDFEKKIDQFLEEWFSTSETVKVQTSGSTGTPKVFDIEKNKMVNSAIMTCNFLGLKEGDTALICLPIEYISGKMMVVRSVVRKLRLIITEPSLHPLENLETEVDFCAMTPLQVENSLDKLYVIKNLIIGGAAVSESLKSKIVQALKHSKAQTKIFETYGMSETLSHIGLKQIAPQSEDYFTVFENVEISTDERGCLKIFAPNVNAEVLQTNDLVEINNEKEFKFLGRIDNVINSGGVKIFPEQLETLVKKEIPNEVIFLGIDDESLGQKLIAVIEGNSSELINQKLSTINYQQKFHKPKEIIFVKEIPRTPNGKVNRIELNKIIAKK, translated from the coding sequence ATGCAGATAGACTTCAATAATCTCAATACGAGTAAATTATACTTTAAAACTGACTTTGAAAAAAAAATAGATCAATTTCTTGAGGAATGGTTCTCTACCTCCGAAACGGTCAAAGTACAGACTTCCGGTTCCACGGGAACACCTAAAGTTTTTGATATAGAAAAAAATAAAATGGTGAATTCTGCGATAATGACGTGTAATTTCTTAGGATTGAAAGAAGGAGATACTGCTTTGATCTGTCTTCCGATTGAATATATTTCCGGAAAAATGATGGTTGTACGTTCTGTCGTAAGAAAATTACGGTTAATTATTACAGAACCCTCTCTTCATCCTTTGGAAAATTTGGAAACAGAAGTAGATTTCTGCGCAATGACACCGCTTCAGGTGGAAAATTCATTGGATAAATTATATGTAATTAAAAATTTAATCATTGGTGGTGCGGCAGTTTCCGAAAGTTTAAAGTCAAAAATCGTTCAAGCGCTCAAACACTCAAAAGCTCAAACAAAAATATTTGAAACGTATGGAATGTCGGAAACGCTTTCTCATATTGGCTTAAAACAAATTGCACCTCAATCTGAAGATTATTTTACCGTTTTTGAAAATGTGGAAATTTCAACCGATGAAAGAGGTTGTCTGAAAATTTTTGCACCTAATGTGAATGCTGAGGTTTTGCAGACGAATGATTTGGTTGAAATCAATAATGAAAAAGAATTTAAATTTTTAGGAAGGATAGACAATGTGATTAATTCGGGGGGAGTCAAAATTTTCCCTGAACAGTTGGAGACTTTGGTAAAAAAAGAAATTCCGAATGAAGTTATTTTTTTAGGAATTGATGATGAAAGTTTGGGTCAGAAATTAATTGCTGTAATCGAAGGAAATAGTTCTGAATTAATAAATCAGAAATTATCAACAATCAATTATCAACAAAAATTTCATAAGCCGAAAGAGATTATTTTTGTGAAAGAAATTCCGAGAACTCCGAATGGAAAAGTGAATAGAATAGAATTAAATAAAATCATCGCAAAAAAATAA
- a CDS encoding LemA family protein: MLVPILIFIIVIVAVVTFLVKSYNQIVILRNNVDKAFSNIDVILKQRADEVPNLVRVVKATALNENTVLKELVALRSQYNHSEKTNEKVKIAGAIEGKIKSFFVTVESYPQIKASQSFLELQKRLSDLEDMISDRREYFNDSVNLYNTGIQTFPDMIFAKMMRYQKMEMLKFSEQEIEYNGVEL; this comes from the coding sequence ATGCTTGTACCGATTCTTATTTTTATCATTGTTATTGTAGCAGTCGTTACATTTCTGGTTAAATCTTACAATCAGATTGTAATCCTGAGAAATAATGTGGATAAAGCCTTTTCCAATATTGATGTGATTTTAAAACAGAGAGCCGATGAAGTTCCGAATCTCGTTCGTGTGGTAAAAGCAACGGCTTTAAACGAAAATACCGTACTCAAAGAACTGGTTGCGTTAAGAAGCCAGTACAATCACTCTGAAAAAACCAATGAAAAAGTGAAAATAGCCGGAGCTATTGAGGGTAAAATAAAATCTTTTTTTGTTACGGTAGAAAGTTATCCACAAATTAAGGCCTCACAATCATTTCTTGAACTGCAAAAAAGACTGAGCGATTTGGAAGATATGATTTCAGACCGAAGAGAATACTTTAATGATTCGGTGAATTTATATAATACAGGAATTCAGACTTTTCCGGATATGATCTTTGCTAAGATGATGCGGTATCAGAAAATGGAAATGCTGAAGTTTTCTGAGCAGGAAATAGAATATAACGGCGTTGAATTATAA
- a CDS encoding ABC transporter ATP-binding protein, giving the protein MTSIELDNISYKIKDNKILNSISFQLSYGLHILMGSNGSGKTTLLKLLSTLTASSSGIYQYNHVDVKKNRQIKKEIGFMPQQPNLYLDLTVYQNIMYFGLLKGMKNKDIESKINLFLESFSILQFKNAKVQNLSGGIQQRVSIIISIINNPKLLILDEPTNNLDEIERERLYQLLKSLSVNTIVIFSTHLIDEAIKYCDKVIIMKDGSISLSENIADMKSLNLKKYF; this is encoded by the coding sequence ATGACAAGTATTGAATTAGATAATATCTCATATAAAATAAAAGATAACAAAATATTAAATAGTATATCTTTTCAACTCTCATATGGGCTTCATATATTAATGGGCAGTAATGGGTCTGGAAAGACAACCCTTCTGAAACTGTTGAGTACATTAACTGCTTCTAGTTCGGGAATTTATCAATATAATCATGTGGATGTAAAAAAAAATCGCCAAATAAAAAAGGAGATAGGATTTATGCCCCAACAACCTAATCTATATTTAGATTTGACAGTTTATCAAAATATTATGTATTTTGGTCTTCTTAAGGGGATGAAAAATAAAGATATAGAGTCAAAAATAAATTTATTTTTAGAATCCTTTAGCATTCTTCAATTCAAAAATGCAAAAGTTCAAAATTTATCTGGAGGAATACAACAACGAGTATCAATAATTATTTCGATTATCAATAATCCAAAATTATTGATACTGGATGAGCCTACTAACAATTTAGATGAAATAGAACGGGAGAGATTATATCAATTGTTAAAAAGCTTAAGTGTTAATACTATAGTTATATTTTCAACCCATTTAATAGATGAAGCTATTAAGTATTGTGATAAAGTTATAATAATGAAAGACGGTAGTATTTCATTAAGTGAGAATATAGCCGATATGAAAAGTTTAAATTTAAAAAAATATTTTTAA